In Streptomyces sp. SN-593, a single genomic region encodes these proteins:
- a CDS encoding IS630 family transposase (programmed frameshift), whose amino-acid sequence MRYAQGGGLTDAGRAVRERVRLQAVERFEGGQKNGEIAAVLRVSERSVERWRRQWRERGEAGVLSKGSPGRPRLGEKQIARLERELERGPLVHGWADQRWTLARIKTLIGRLFHVSYTVEGTWLLPKRHGWSWQQPARRAIERDDAAVEGLEEGDLAAGKSTAAGHGAWIVFEDEAGQSMTPPRARSWGRKGVTPVVRVRGRGSGRVSMAGLTCYKPGKRSRMFYSVREYRGRKGEPKGIGWRDLRDLLVRAHIQLGGPIVLVWDNLRMHLVEPMRQFIADHADWLTVFQLPSYSPDLNPQEGIWSLVKRDMGNLAAADLGQITQAVKRRLKQIQYRPDLVDGCLAGTGLITDG is encoded by the exons GTGAGGGAGCGGGTCCGGCTGCAGGCCGTGGAACGCTTCGAGGGCGGGCAGAAGAACGGGGAGATCGCTGCCGTGCTGCGGGTCAGCGAGCGGTCGGTGGAGCGGTGGCGCCGTCAGTGGCGCGAGCGCGGTGAAGCGGGGGTTCTGTCGAAGGGATCGCCGGGCCGGCCGAGGCTCGGCGAGAAGCAGATCGCCCGGCTGGAACGGGAGCTGGAGCGGGGGCCGCTGGTCCACGGCTGGGCCGACCAGCGGTGGACACTGGCGCGGATCAAGACGCTGATCGGCCGGCTGTTCCATGTGAGCTACACGGTGGAGGGCACCTGGCTGCTGCCGAAGCGGCACGGCTGGTCCTGGCAGCAGCCCGCCCGGCGGGCGATCGAACGCGACGACGCGGCGGTCGAGG GTCTGGAAGAAGGAGACCTGGCCGCGGGTAAGAGCACCGCGGCGGGGCACGGGGCCTGGATCGTCTTCGAGGACGAAGCCGGGCAGTCGATGACGCCGCCGCGCGCGAGAAGCTGGGGACGCAAGGGCGTAACGCCGGTGGTCAGGGTCCGTGGCCGGGGCTCGGGTCGGGTGTCCATGGCCGGGCTGACCTGCTACAAGCCGGGGAAGCGGTCGAGGATGTTCTACTCGGTCCGCGAGTACCGGGGCCGCAAGGGCGAGCCGAAGGGCATCGGCTGGCGCGACCTGCGTGACCTGCTGGTCAGAGCGCACATCCAGCTCGGCGGCCCGATCGTGCTGGTCTGGGACAACCTGCGCATGCACCTGGTCGAACCGATGCGCCAGTTCATCGCCGACCACGCGGACTGGCTCACCGTCTTCCAGCTTCCCAGCTACTCACCGGACTTGAACCCGCAGGAGGGCATCTGGTCGCTGGTTAAGCGCGACATGGGCAACCTCGCCGCAGCCGACCTCGGCCAGATCACCCAGGCCGTCAAGCGCAGGCTCAAGCAGATCCAGTACCGCCCGGACCTGGTCGACGGGTGTCTGGCCGGCACCGGCCTGATCACGGACGGCTGA